In one window of Campylobacter coli DNA:
- a CDS encoding TolC family protein — MKNLLSILLAFFLSACGVKLSLPKEPTMSEESFKDLNITYDWYKAYDNAKLNEFLNFVLLNNSDINTARSTLLAALARADLIDYDLYPTLSANLGLGGDKKLNSGVQSKNFNNSLNLSYELDIYGKIRDSSSASEFSAKASAYDLENLKISMINTALNGVFELAYFNDVDNLLKEYLANLEQMRELYAYKFELGKIEELDLLNIEQNLLRAKQNLLRNEQNRNLLIKNLQDLIGKQEGFAYIDYFKALTLSDFKNLNPNFNIPLEALVYRPDVRSKLNTLKSAFKDYASVQKSILPSISLNGALNGSDKQFDDSFKFEVLSGNIKISLPFLDYGRVKQNIKISQFDYESALITYEQSLQSAMNEFALNYKDYQSNTMLLQILKDTSFKQELITQAYWEKYNLGKSELKDYLDASNTLNSTKQSLLEARFNLLKTINSYYQITALSYDETHLEMP; from the coding sequence ATGAAAAATTTATTGAGTATTTTACTAGCATTTTTTTTAAGCGCCTGTGGAGTAAAACTTAGCTTACCTAAAGAGCCAACAATGAGCGAGGAGAGCTTTAAAGACTTAAATATCACTTATGATTGGTACAAGGCTTACGATAATGCTAAATTGAATGAATTTTTAAATTTTGTTTTGTTAAACAATAGCGATATAAATACAGCTAGAAGTACTTTGCTTGCAGCTTTAGCAAGGGCTGATTTGATAGATTATGATTTGTATCCGACTTTAAGTGCAAATTTGGGGCTTGGTGGAGATAAGAAGTTAAATTCCGGAGTCCAAAGTAAGAATTTTAATAATAGCTTAAATTTAAGCTATGAGCTTGACATTTATGGAAAGATAAGGGATAGCTCAAGTGCGAGTGAATTCAGTGCAAAGGCTAGTGCTTATGATCTAGAAAATTTAAAAATCAGTATGATTAATACAGCTTTAAATGGTGTTTTTGAACTTGCTTATTTTAATGATGTGGATAATTTACTTAAAGAGTATCTAGCTAATTTAGAACAAATGAGAGAGCTCTATGCTTATAAATTTGAGCTTGGAAAAATCGAAGAACTTGATTTGCTTAATATCGAGCAAAATTTATTAAGAGCAAAACAGAATTTATTACGCAATGAGCAAAATCGAAATTTACTTATAAAAAATCTACAAGATTTGATAGGCAAGCAAGAGGGTTTTGCTTATATTGATTATTTTAAAGCTTTAACTCTTTCTGATTTTAAGAATTTAAATCCTAATTTTAACATCCCTTTAGAAGCTCTTGTGTATCGTCCTGATGTGCGCTCTAAGCTTAATACCCTTAAATCCGCTTTTAAAGACTATGCTTCGGTGCAAAAATCAATCTTGCCAAGTATTTCTCTAAATGGGGCTTTAAATGGTAGCGATAAACAATTTGATGATAGTTTTAAATTTGAAGTTCTTAGTGGTAATATAAAAATTTCTTTGCCTTTCTTAGACTATGGCAGAGTAAAGCAAAATATCAAAATTTCGCAGTTTGATTATGAGAGTGCACTTATTACTTATGAGCAGAGTTTGCAAAGTGCTATGAATGAATTTGCTTTAAATTATAAAGACTATCAAAGCAATACTATGTTGCTTCAAATTTTAAAAGATACTAGCTTTAAACAAGAGCTGATTACTCAAGCTTATTGGGAAAAATATAATTTGGGTAAAAGTGAATTAAAAGATTATTTAGATGCTTCTAATACTTTAAATTCCACTAAACAAAGTTTGTTAGAAGCTAGGTTTAATCTTCTTAAAACCATCAATTCTTATTATCAAATCACAGCTTTAAGCTATGATGAAACCCATTTGGAAATGCCTTAA
- a CDS encoding MacB family efflux pump subunit yields MIFLNNICKNIGENAILKNVSLSIEKGEFVAIIGQSGSGKTSLLNIIGTLDEPSSGSYIFDNYEVTQLNSDEKARLRREKIGFIFQRYNLLNLLSANDNVALPAVYAGKKVQERNFRAQELLGNLELEHKIESKPNELSGGQQQRVSIARALMNGGELILADEPTGALDSKSGIMVLEILKKLNAQGHTIVLVTHDPKIAAQAKRVIEIKDGEILSDSKKDKFAYQGQVKSMPKEKKTFTLFKNQAFECLKIAYSSILAHKLRSILTMLGIIIGIASVVCVVALGLGSQAKVLESIARLGTNTIEIRPGKGFGDLRSGKTRLNFSDLETLRSLDYLEAVDAHSNTSGVATYTNISLSARAEGVGVNNFAIEGLKLQVGRILNNEDIETNANVAVLDFNAKRNLFPHQKSEDVLGRVVIFNSQPFKIIGVLQKDTEKPIEDNVVRLYMPYTTLMNKLTGDRNLREIIVKVKDDVSSTLAENAIIRILEIKRGQRDFFTFNSDTFKQAITANKRTTTILTASVAVIALIVGGIGVMNIMLVSVSERTREIGIRMAIGARREDIMMQFLIEAVMICSMGAILGVLLSVFVIFGFNTLSTDFPMVLNAYSVLLGLLSSVLIGVVFGFFPARNAANLNPISALSKE; encoded by the coding sequence ATGATTTTTTTAAACAATATTTGTAAAAATATAGGCGAGAATGCCATATTAAAAAATGTAAGTTTAAGTATAGAAAAAGGCGAATTTGTCGCTATCATAGGGCAAAGTGGGAGTGGAAAAACTTCGCTTTTAAATATCATAGGAACCTTAGATGAGCCAAGCAGTGGGAGTTATATTTTTGATAATTATGAAGTTACCCAGCTCAATAGCGACGAAAAAGCGAGATTAAGACGCGAAAAAATAGGCTTTATTTTTCAACGCTACAATCTTTTAAATCTTCTAAGCGCAAATGACAATGTTGCATTGCCTGCTGTTTATGCGGGTAAAAAAGTGCAAGAAAGAAATTTTAGAGCTCAAGAACTTTTAGGAAATTTAGAGCTTGAGCACAAGATAGAATCAAAACCCAATGAGCTAAGTGGAGGACAGCAACAGCGTGTTTCTATAGCTAGAGCTTTGATGAATGGTGGAGAGCTTATTTTAGCCGATGAGCCAACAGGAGCTTTAGATAGTAAAAGCGGTATTATGGTGCTTGAAATTTTAAAAAAATTAAACGCACAAGGGCATACCATAGTACTTGTAACGCACGATCCAAAGATAGCAGCACAGGCTAAAAGAGTGATAGAAATCAAAGATGGAGAGATTTTAAGTGATAGCAAAAAAGATAAGTTTGCCTATCAAGGACAGGTTAAAAGTATGCCAAAAGAGAAAAAAACTTTTACCTTGTTTAAAAATCAAGCCTTTGAATGTTTAAAAATAGCTTATTCTTCCATACTTGCACACAAACTTCGTTCTATTTTAACCATGCTAGGGATCATCATAGGTATAGCTTCGGTTGTGTGCGTGGTGGCCTTAGGGCTTGGCTCTCAAGCTAAGGTTTTAGAATCCATCGCAAGACTTGGAACCAATACCATTGAAATCCGCCCTGGTAAAGGTTTTGGGGATTTGCGTTCAGGCAAAACAAGGCTTAATTTTAGCGACTTAGAAACACTTAGAAGTTTAGATTATTTAGAAGCGGTAGATGCGCACTCTAATACTTCAGGCGTAGCAACTTATACTAACATTTCTTTAAGCGCTAGAGCTGAGGGAGTAGGGGTGAATAATTTTGCCATAGAGGGTTTAAAGCTTCAAGTTGGGAGAATTTTAAATAATGAAGATATAGAAACTAATGCTAATGTAGCGGTGCTTGACTTTAATGCTAAGAGAAATCTTTTTCCTCATCAAAAGAGCGAAGATGTTTTAGGGCGTGTGGTGATTTTTAATTCTCAACCCTTTAAAATCATAGGAGTTTTACAAAAAGACACAGAAAAACCCATAGAAGATAATGTAGTACGCCTTTATATGCCTTATACTACACTGATGAATAAGCTTACGGGTGATAGAAATTTGCGTGAAATTATAGTAAAAGTAAAAGACGATGTGAGCTCTACCTTAGCTGAAAATGCCATTATTAGAATTTTAGAGATCAAACGCGGACAGAGGGATTTTTTTACTTTTAATTCCGATACTTTCAAGCAAGCTATCACGGCAAATAAACGCACGACAACTATACTTACTGCTTCGGTGGCGGTGATTGCTTTGATTGTTGGAGGTATAGGCGTGATGAATATCATGCTTGTTTCAGTGAGTGAAAGAACAAGAGAAATAGGAATTCGCATGGCAATAGGTGCTAGAAGAGAAGATATCATGATGCAGTTTTTGATCGAAGCTGTGATGATATGCTCTATGGGTGCGATTTTAGGAGTTTTGCTTTCTGTTTTTGTGATTTTTGGTTTTAATACCTTAAGCACTGATTTTCCTATGGTTTTAAATGCGTATTCTGTGCTTTTGGGGCTATTGAGTTCTGTTTTAATCGGGGTTGTTTTTGGATTTTTCCCTGCAAGAAATGCAGCCAATTTAAATCCTATCAGCGCCTTATCAAAGGAATAA
- a CDS encoding efflux RND transporter periplasmic adaptor subunit, which translates to MKNKIVLIVVILALFGVGAYFVFFNNGEKINYLTQKVKKINISQTIEAVGKVYAKDQVDVGAQVSGQIIKLYVDVGSYVKQGDLIAQIDKDKQQNDLDITKAQLESAKANLESKKVALEIASKQYQREQKLYAAKASSLENLETQKNNFYTLKANVAELNAQVVQLEITLKNAQKDLGYTTITAPIDGVVINVAVDEGQTVNANQNTPTIVRIANLDQMEVRMEIAEADVGKIKIGTELDFSLLSDPQKTYQASIASIDPADTQISDSSTNSTSSSSSSSSSSSSNNAIYYYAKFYVANKDDFLRIGMSIQNEIVVASVKDVIAVPTYTIKNDAKGYYVEILQGQKAVKKYVKLGIKDSVNTQILEGLSEDELLIVSSSGDSAAPKLRLRF; encoded by the coding sequence ATGAAAAATAAGATCGTTTTGATTGTAGTGATTTTAGCGCTTTTTGGAGTGGGTGCTTATTTTGTATTTTTCAATAATGGTGAAAAAATCAATTATCTCACCCAAAAGGTTAAAAAAATAAATATTTCTCAAACCATAGAAGCGGTAGGGAAAGTTTATGCTAAAGATCAAGTTGATGTGGGTGCTCAAGTGAGCGGGCAAATCATCAAGCTTTATGTTGATGTGGGTTCGTATGTAAAACAAGGTGATTTGATCGCACAAATTGATAAAGATAAACAGCAAAATGATTTAGATATCACAAAGGCGCAGCTTGAAAGTGCTAAGGCCAATTTAGAAAGTAAAAAAGTCGCCCTTGAAATCGCAAGTAAACAATACCAAAGAGAACAAAAACTTTATGCTGCTAAGGCAAGTTCTCTTGAAAATTTAGAAACTCAAAAAAACAATTTTTACACTTTAAAGGCAAATGTTGCAGAGCTTAATGCTCAAGTAGTTCAGCTTGAAATCACTCTTAAAAACGCTCAAAAAGATTTAGGATATACAACCATCACTGCGCCTATTGATGGAGTTGTGATCAATGTAGCAGTCGATGAAGGACAAACTGTAAATGCCAATCAAAACACCCCAACCATAGTCCGCATAGCCAATTTAGATCAAATGGAAGTAAGAATGGAGATAGCTGAAGCGGATGTTGGTAAGATAAAAATCGGCACAGAACTTGATTTTTCTTTGCTTAGCGATCCTCAAAAAACTTATCAAGCAAGCATAGCAAGCATAGATCCTGCAGATACTCAAATAAGTGATTCAAGTACCAATTCTACTTCTTCTTCAAGCTCTAGTTCTTCAAGTTCAAGTTCTAACAATGCCATATATTATTATGCTAAATTTTATGTGGCAAATAAAGATGATTTTTTGCGTATTGGTATGAGTATACAAAATGAAATTGTTGTAGCAAGTGTTAAAGATGTTATTGCTGTACCTACTTATACGATTAAAAATGATGCAAAAGGGTATTATGTTGAAATTTTGCAAGGTCAAAAAGCAGTAAAAAAATATGTTAAATTAGGCATTAAAGATTCTGTAAATACTCAAATTTTAGAAGGTTTAAGCGAGGATGAATTACTGATAGTAAGTTCAAGTGGCGATAGTGCTGCTCCTAAGTTAAGATTGAGATTTTGA
- a CDS encoding M20 family metallopeptidase: MLERVKNLSDKYYEKIVNLRHQIHMHPELEFEEENTARLVCEILDEFGIKYEKNIAKTGILASIEGKKQSTKKPQCVLLRADMDALPVQEQTNLSYASKINGKMHACGHDGHTAGLLGAVLILNELRDEFSGTIKFMFQPAEEGSGGAKPMIEAGILENPHVDAVFGCHLWGPLLENTAQIVSGEMMAGVDVFDLEFIGKGGHGAHPHTTIDPIVMASKFVSDVQCIISRRLRPVDAGVITIGKFHAGTTFNVIPQNAILQGTVRFLSDENQKLLQSSIENTAKAVALEFGGDFKLDYKREYPPLINDENAAKIARKAFSKVLGEQNIISVAKPDMGAEDFAFLTRERMGAYVFVGISKDLKNPTLHHSSTFCWEDENLKVLMQGDSMMALEFLNS; this comes from the coding sequence ATGTTAGAACGCGTTAAAAATTTAAGTGATAAATACTATGAAAAAATTGTCAATTTAAGACATCAAATTCATATGCACCCTGAGCTTGAATTTGAAGAAGAAAATACAGCAAGATTGGTGTGCGAAATTTTAGATGAATTTGGCATTAAATATGAAAAAAATATAGCTAAAACCGGAATTTTAGCAAGCATAGAAGGAAAAAAACAAAGCACTAAAAAACCTCAATGCGTGCTTTTAAGAGCGGATATGGACGCTTTGCCTGTGCAAGAGCAAACAAATCTTAGCTATGCTTCAAAAATCAATGGAAAAATGCACGCATGTGGTCACGATGGACACACAGCAGGGCTTTTGGGAGCGGTTTTGATCTTAAATGAGCTAAGAGATGAATTTAGTGGAACGATTAAATTTATGTTTCAGCCTGCTGAAGAAGGAAGTGGGGGTGCTAAGCCTATGATAGAAGCGGGCATACTTGAAAATCCCCATGTAGATGCGGTTTTTGGATGCCATTTATGGGGGCCTTTGCTTGAAAATACTGCTCAAATTGTAAGCGGTGAGATGATGGCAGGGGTTGATGTTTTTGATCTTGAATTTATAGGAAAAGGTGGACATGGAGCACACCCTCATACAACTATCGATCCTATAGTCATGGCGAGCAAATTTGTCAGCGATGTGCAATGTATCATTTCAAGGCGTTTAAGGCCTGTGGATGCGGGGGTTATCACCATAGGAAAATTCCATGCAGGAACGACTTTTAATGTGATCCCACAAAATGCTATTTTGCAAGGAACAGTGCGTTTTTTAAGCGATGAAAATCAAAAACTTTTACAAAGCTCCATAGAAAATACAGCCAAAGCTGTTGCTTTGGAATTTGGGGGTGATTTTAAGCTTGATTATAAAAGAGAATACCCTCCTTTGATCAATGATGAAAATGCTGCAAAAATAGCTAGAAAAGCTTTTAGCAAGGTATTGGGCGAGCAAAATATCATTAGCGTAGCTAAGCCTGATATGGGGGCTGAGGATTTTGCTTTTTTAACGCGTGAGAGAATGGGCGCTTATGTTTTTGTGGGTATTTCAAAAGATTTGAAAAACCCTACCTTGCACCATAGCTCTACTTTTTGCTGGGAAGATGAAAATTTAAAAGTCTTAATGCAAGGCGATAGTATGATGGCTTTAGAATTTTTAAATTCTTAA
- the ppk2 gene encoding polyphosphate kinase 2 — translation MQEKIPAKIQEDTKKDEIYVSIKKKKSTIEYEKDLKNLQIELLKFQNYVKAKGLKVLILIEGRDAAGKGGAIKRLIEYLNPRGCRVVALEKPNDVEKTQWYFQRYVTHLPSAGEIVIFDRSWYNRAGVEPVMGFCTPQQHKDFLREVPLFENMISNSNLMFFKFYFSVSKEEQKRRFEKRRIDPLKQYKLSPVDQKSQELWDKYTLAKYSMLLASNTPTCPWTIISSDDKKKARLNLLRFILSKVDYADKKIGDFSKIDQELVRSGEEEIRKMEANLEKIDNKKADEKIKDLD, via the coding sequence ATGCAAGAAAAAATTCCGGCAAAAATTCAAGAGGATACAAAAAAAGATGAAATTTATGTTTCTATCAAGAAGAAAAAAAGCACTATAGAATATGAAAAAGATTTAAAAAATTTGCAAATCGAGCTTTTAAAATTTCAAAATTATGTAAAAGCAAAGGGTTTAAAAGTGCTTATACTTATAGAAGGACGCGATGCAGCAGGCAAGGGTGGTGCGATCAAGCGTTTGATAGAGTATCTAAATCCTAGGGGATGTCGTGTGGTAGCACTTGAAAAGCCTAATGATGTTGAAAAAACACAATGGTATTTTCAACGCTATGTGACGCATTTGCCTTCAGCGGGTGAGATTGTGATCTTTGATAGATCATGGTATAACCGCGCAGGAGTAGAGCCTGTGATGGGTTTTTGTACCCCACAGCAGCATAAAGACTTTTTAAGAGAGGTGCCTTTGTTTGAAAATATGATTTCAAATAGCAATTTGATGTTTTTTAAATTTTATTTTTCTGTTTCTAAAGAGGAGCAAAAAAGACGCTTTGAAAAACGCCGCATTGACCCTTTAAAGCAATACAAACTTTCTCCTGTGGATCAAAAATCTCAAGAATTATGGGATAAATATACCTTGGCAAAGTATTCTATGCTTTTAGCATCTAATACCCCAACCTGTCCATGGACTATCATTTCTTCAGATGATAAGAAAAAAGCAAGACTTAATTTGTTGCGTTTTATATTGTCAAAAGTGGATTATGCGGATAAAAAAATTGGAGATTTTTCTAAAATTGATCAAGAATTAGTAAGAAGCGGCGAAGAAGAAATTCGTAAAATGGAAGCAAATTTAGAAAAAATAGACAATAAAAAAGCAGATGAAAAAATAAAGGATTTGGACTAA
- a CDS encoding protein-disulfide reductase DsbD, protein MRFIFTLLFSCYFLFASVLSLNEAFEVKSSSYDSAVSIDIKLGKDIYLYSDKLKLYINQNDISHLINLPPSTQRLNEKVYYQDLNLALPSLLLERFAQSQNNQIKLEFQGCSEQGLCYNPQTWYFDLKHKDKNFEISAPYKEKKKTLQVKSEESMIANFLATDKLFWILLSFLGYGLLLSLTPCILPMIPILSSLIVAKSETKFSKKHSFFLSFIYVFSMSLAYAIAGVIASFLGASVQGLLQKPSVLIFFALIFVLLALAMFESFRFELPLKFQNFLHKKSEKGKGVLGVALMGFLSALIVGPCVAAPLTGALIYIANTGDALLGASALFVMSFGMGIPLLFIGLGLGFLKAGAWMQKVKIFFGFVMLAMAIWILSRIIETRYILIAFGILGVFFSVFMGIFEQAFSVITKIKKSLLILVLAYSLSIFLGGIFGAKNFLNPLNLNSNTLLNSSKLNYNFINDLNALQKEIKTSTRPIMFNFTASWCENCKLLDELTFSDEKIQEKLKNFHLIKIDLTQNSDKDLEIMKEFGVFGPPVLIFFENGKENLRITGFISADDLLQKLTK, encoded by the coding sequence ATGCGTTTTATTTTTACACTTTTATTTAGCTGTTATTTTTTATTTGCTTCTGTTTTATCTTTAAATGAAGCCTTTGAAGTAAAATCGAGTTCTTATGATAGCGCTGTATCAATCGATATTAAATTGGGAAAAGATATTTATCTTTATTCTGATAAACTCAAACTCTATATTAATCAAAACGATATCAGCCATTTAATCAATCTTCCGCCTAGCACTCAAAGACTCAACGAAAAAGTGTATTATCAAGATTTAAATTTAGCCCTGCCTAGCCTACTGCTTGAGCGTTTTGCACAAAGTCAAAACAATCAAATCAAACTCGAATTTCAAGGCTGCTCCGAACAAGGCTTGTGTTACAACCCCCAAACTTGGTATTTTGATCTAAAGCACAAAGATAAAAATTTTGAAATTTCAGCCCCCTATAAAGAAAAGAAAAAGACTCTTCAGGTAAAATCCGAAGAAAGTATGATAGCAAATTTCTTAGCCACAGATAAGCTTTTTTGGATCTTACTAAGCTTTTTAGGCTATGGACTTTTACTTTCACTTACTCCTTGTATTTTGCCAATGATTCCTATATTATCTTCACTCATCGTAGCCAAAAGTGAAACAAAATTTTCTAAAAAACACAGCTTTTTTTTATCTTTTATTTATGTATTTTCTATGTCTTTAGCTTATGCTATCGCTGGAGTTATAGCAAGTTTTTTAGGAGCAAGCGTTCAAGGACTTTTGCAAAAACCTAGTGTTTTGATCTTTTTTGCATTGATTTTTGTATTGCTTGCTTTAGCAATGTTTGAAAGTTTTCGCTTTGAGCTACCCCTAAAATTTCAAAATTTTCTCCACAAAAAAAGTGAAAAAGGCAAAGGAGTGCTAGGTGTAGCCCTCATGGGCTTTTTATCCGCTCTTATCGTAGGTCCTTGCGTAGCCGCTCCTCTAACTGGTGCTTTGATCTACATAGCCAACACAGGCGATGCGCTTTTAGGAGCTAGCGCTCTTTTTGTCATGAGTTTTGGCATGGGGATTCCTTTACTTTTCATTGGTCTAGGTCTTGGCTTTTTAAAGGCGGGAGCTTGGATGCAAAAAGTAAAAATTTTCTTTGGTTTTGTTATGCTAGCTATGGCTATTTGGATACTTTCTCGTATCATTGAAACAAGATATATTTTGATCGCTTTTGGAATTTTGGGCGTATTTTTTAGTGTATTTATGGGAATTTTCGAACAAGCTTTTAGCGTGATAACTAAGATTAAAAAAAGTCTATTGATTTTGGTTTTGGCTTATTCTTTAAGTATATTTTTAGGTGGGATATTTGGCGCAAAAAATTTCTTAAATCCTTTGAATTTAAATTCAAATACACTCTTAAATTCTTCAAAATTAAATTATAACTTTATAAACGATCTTAATGCTCTTCAAAAAGAGATTAAAACCAGCACCCGTCCTATCATGTTTAACTTTACAGCATCTTGGTGTGAAAATTGCAAACTCTTAGATGAGCTTACTTTTAGTGATGAAAAAATTCAAGAAAAACTCAAAAATTTTCATTTAATCAAAATCGATCTCACTCAAAATAGTGACAAGGACTTAGAAATCATGAAAGAATTTGGTGTTTTTGGCCCACCGGTTTTGATATTTTTTGAAAATGGTAAAGAAAATCTTAGAATCACTGGTTTTATCAGTGCAGATGATTTATTGCAAAAATTGACAAAATGA
- a CDS encoding MOSC domain-containing protein, producing the protein MKIKSLQIGHIKDYGGFKSAFIKNIYLKEVDIDFSGIINDNIADTKHHGGKNKALFANSYHNYPLWENFLGKKLECGMMGENLTLENLHEQNVCIGDIHRFEDAILQVSEPRKPCVKISKIHHNPNFTQEIFKTGLSGWYYRILEGKKIHAHSKIQLIERNPINLSVLELNHLFYNPHQALKQNPTLLEKLSKLDTLISQNWHETIQKRLKNTYDLNYMQNL; encoded by the coding sequence ATGAAAATTAAAAGCTTGCAAATAGGACATATCAAGGATTATGGCGGCTTTAAAAGCGCCTTTATAAAAAATATTTATTTAAAAGAAGTGGATATTGATTTTTCGGGCATTATTAACGACAATATAGCAGATACAAAACATCATGGCGGAAAAAATAAAGCCTTGTTTGCAAATTCTTATCATAATTACCCCCTTTGGGAAAATTTTCTTGGAAAAAAACTTGAGTGTGGTATGATGGGAGAGAATTTAACCCTTGAAAATTTACACGAACAAAATGTTTGTATAGGCGATATACATCGATTTGAAGATGCTATCTTGCAAGTAAGCGAACCACGCAAACCTTGTGTGAAAATTTCAAAAATTCATCACAATCCAAATTTCACACAAGAGATTTTTAAAACAGGATTAAGCGGGTGGTATTATCGGATTTTAGAGGGTAAAAAAATTCATGCACATTCTAAAATTCAGCTTATAGAAAGAAATCCTATAAATTTAAGCGTCCTAGAACTCAATCATTTATTTTACAATCCTCATCAAGCACTCAAACAAAATCCAACTTTGCTTGAAAAATTAAGCAAACTCGATACGCTCATTTCACAAAATTGGCACGAAACTATACAAAAACGCTTAAAAAATACCTACGATTTAAACTATATGCAAAATTTATAA
- a CDS encoding sodium-dependent transporter, whose product MQRQTWSSTLTYILTVAGATIGFGATWRFPYLVGENGGGAYVLVFCIAMILIGIPVILAENVIGRKSMTNSVDAFEGKWKFIGYMGLLGSFGIMAYYMVLGGWVFVYVFELIIGNFNLSHTVTKDFTEQFFNEKISFNPLGVGIFTTLFVLINYIILRRGIIDGIEKSVKFLMPLLFICLILVVGRNLSLEGAMNGVKFYLTPDFDKILSRKLLIDVLGQVFFALSLGFGVMITLSSHLSKNENMTKTAIYTGVLNTLIAVLAGFMIFPALFAAGLEPDKGPSLVFQTLPIAFSHIHFGTIICILFFILLLIAALTTSLPIYQVIISVLEEKFKLSKKTAINLTLGSIFILGNIPCILTYGPWRDITLVKGKNIFDSFDFISGNILFVLTAFFCCIYVGWILGKEQSIKELSNEGKLKSVGFKIWFYYIKFIIPLIILTIFVYGVTN is encoded by the coding sequence ATGCAAAGACAAACATGGAGTAGCACTCTTACTTATATCTTAACCGTCGCAGGAGCAACCATAGGCTTTGGTGCAACTTGGCGTTTTCCTTATCTTGTAGGAGAAAATGGGGGTGGTGCTTATGTTTTAGTATTTTGTATAGCAATGATACTCATTGGTATCCCTGTTATCTTAGCTGAAAATGTCATCGGTAGAAAATCCATGACAAACAGCGTCGATGCTTTTGAAGGTAAATGGAAATTTATAGGCTATATGGGACTTTTGGGTAGTTTTGGTATCATGGCTTATTATATGGTTTTGGGTGGCTGGGTTTTTGTCTATGTTTTTGAGTTAATCATAGGCAATTTCAATCTCTCTCATACTGTAACCAAAGATTTTACCGAGCAATTTTTTAATGAAAAAATTTCTTTCAATCCTTTAGGTGTAGGAATTTTTACTACACTTTTTGTCCTTATCAATTATATCATTTTAAGGCGTGGCATTATAGATGGTATAGAAAAATCAGTTAAATTCCTCATGCCTTTGCTTTTCATTTGTCTTATACTTGTTGTAGGACGCAACTTAAGCCTTGAAGGTGCCATGAATGGTGTAAAATTTTATCTTACGCCTGATTTTGACAAAATTCTATCCCGAAAACTACTCATCGATGTTCTAGGACAAGTCTTTTTTGCGCTTTCTCTGGGTTTTGGCGTGATGATAACTCTTTCATCTCATCTTAGCAAAAATGAAAACATGACAAAAACTGCCATTTATACAGGAGTTTTAAACACTCTTATTGCTGTGCTAGCAGGCTTTATGATCTTTCCTGCACTTTTTGCAGCAGGACTTGAGCCCGATAAAGGACCTTCTTTAGTGTTTCAAACCCTGCCTATTGCGTTTTCTCATATCCACTTTGGGACTATCATTTGCATTTTATTTTTTATACTTTTACTCATCGCAGCATTAACGACAAGTTTGCCTATATATCAAGTTATCATCAGTGTTTTAGAAGAAAAATTCAAACTTTCTAAAAAAACAGCTATTAATTTAACCCTAGGTTCGATTTTCATACTAGGAAACATTCCTTGTATACTCACTTATGGGCCTTGGAGAGATATTACTCTTGTTAAAGGAAAAAATATTTTCGATAGTTTTGATTTTATCAGCGGAAATATCTTATTTGTTTTAACAGCCTTTTTTTGCTGTATCTATGTAGGTTGGATTCTTGGCAAAGAGCAAAGCATAAAAGAGCTTAGTAATGAAGGTAAATTAAAAAGCGTGGGATTTAAAATTTGGTTTTATTATATTAAGTTCATTATACCTTTAATCATTCTTACAATTTTCGTTTATGGAGTTACAAATTAA